The following proteins are encoded in a genomic region of Neomicrococcus aestuarii:
- a CDS encoding DUF937 domain-containing protein has protein sequence MSDLQEILKLVPTDQLAQALGVDEQSAEAALRAAVPSLLAGMQSNAASPEGAESLAGALANHSNDLVDGSVNIDQVDTQDGSKIVSHVLGDREELLANQLSGANTAAGIDLGSLVRKALPILAPIVLSYLAKKWSERGGATGSGQAAAPEATQGGGLGDLLGGLLGGVLGGTAGGSTGGTTTQSGSASANPLDDLLGGLLGGSQTGTPSQTNVTAEETDQQGGYFGDQPNVSSNDPLAGARGKTGASQPASTQSTQGGIDLGSILGGLFGGR, from the coding sequence ATGTCTGATCTTCAAGAGATCCTGAAACTTGTACCCACGGATCAGTTGGCTCAAGCTCTCGGTGTCGATGAGCAAAGCGCGGAGGCAGCTTTGCGCGCCGCTGTGCCGTCCTTGCTTGCTGGCATGCAGTCCAACGCAGCATCCCCTGAGGGCGCGGAGTCCTTGGCTGGCGCTTTGGCCAACCACTCGAACGATTTGGTTGACGGTTCCGTCAACATTGACCAGGTAGACACCCAGGACGGTTCCAAGATTGTGAGCCATGTCTTGGGCGATCGCGAAGAGTTGCTCGCGAACCAGCTGTCCGGCGCCAACACGGCGGCCGGCATTGATCTGGGTTCTTTGGTCCGCAAGGCGCTGCCAATCTTGGCACCGATCGTCTTGAGCTACCTCGCGAAGAAGTGGTCCGAGCGCGGTGGAGCCACCGGTTCCGGTCAGGCGGCAGCTCCTGAAGCCACGCAGGGCGGCGGACTCGGCGACCTTCTGGGCGGCCTGTTGGGTGGCGTTTTGGGCGGCACTGCAGGCGGTTCGACCGGCGGCACCACCACCCAGTCCGGTTCCGCCTCGGCGAACCCGCTTGATGATTTGCTGGGCGGATTACTCGGTGGCAGCCAGACCGGCACCCCTTCCCAGACCAACGTCACGGCTGAGGAAACCGACCAGCAGGGCGGCTACTTCGGTGATCAGCCGAACGTGAGCAGCAACGATCCACTGGCCGGTGCCCGCGGTAAGACTGGTGCTAGCCAGCCTGCCTCAACCCAGAGCACGCAGGGTGGAATCGACCTCGGTTCCATCTTGGGCG